In one Scomber japonicus isolate fScoJap1 chromosome 6, fScoJap1.pri, whole genome shotgun sequence genomic region, the following are encoded:
- the LOC128359938 gene encoding uncharacterized protein LOC128359938, protein MLRTRRWKNSRCLWWLFACVLPILVHGKNFSQHVLERSPCQPGFYCPLGSFSLIPCPKGSYGPVAGGESMDSCLKCPPHHYCPSPGMSAPIPCGPVAQQPLSGQDTCICSGVGQTFQASDGWCPCTLGYQHTNNEDACVHKLYDVCRNGFTRTQYGDCLDRHQWSLHCRQQVCQSAEDFQGYDGELGLCVCREPPGRAACGGLCRTRPATELKLQCGSSGEMQLVWSYDSQVSGVSSSMLETIFKQWGSQGTLLCNSHLNSTRPVYIVQTTEAGFRGLLSGIPKELQQLFSVTKQQDTQSSAGLLQQNNNLTVT, encoded by the exons ATGCTAAGGACAAGGAGATGGAAGAATTCCAGGTGTCTGTGGTGGCTGTTTGCTTGTGTGCTTCCCATTCTGGTTCATGGAAAAAACTTCAGCCAACATGTCCTGGAGAGGTCACCATGCCAGCCAG GCTTCTACTGCCCACTGGGGAGCTTTTCTCTAATCCCCTGTCCGAAGGGAAGCTATGGGCCAGTTGCTGGTGGTGAGTCCATGGACAGCTGTCTAAAGTGCCCTCCTCACCACTACTGTCCTAGTCCAGGCATGTCAGCTCCTATACCATGTGGCCCTGTTGCTCAGCAGCCACTGTCTGGCCAGGACACCTGCATCTGCTCAGGAGTGGGACAGACTTTTCAA GCCAGTGATGGGTGGTGCCCCTGTACCCTTGGCTACCAACATACCAACAATGAAGATGCTTGTGTACACAAACTGTACGATGTCTGCAGAAATGGATTTACACGTACACAGTATGGTGACTGTCTGGACAGACATCAGTGGTCACTTCATTGTAGGCAGCAG GTGTGCCAATCTGCAGAAGACTTTCAGGGTTATGATGGCGAGCTGGGTCTGTGTGTATGCAGAGAGCCTCCTGGAAGAGCTGCATGTGGAGGTCTGTGCAGGACCAGGCCTGCCACTGAACTGAAGCTCCAGTGTGGATCCAGTGGAGAGATGCAACTGGTATGGAGCTATGACAGTCAG GTGTCGGGCGTCTCCAGCAGCATGCTAGAGACAATTTTTAAACAGTGGGGCTCCCAAGGGACTCTTCTGTGCAATAGCCATCTGAACTCCACACGTCCTGTCTACATTGTTCAGACAACAG AGGCAGGCTTCCGTGGCCTCCTCAGCGGCATCCCAAAGGAACTTCAGCAACTGTTTTCTGTCACCAAACAGCAGGACACTCAGAGCTCAGCTGGTTTGTTGCAACAAAACAATAACTTAACAGTAACTTAA
- the zgc:162608 gene encoding apolipoprotein A-IV: MHLKVVIFTLSFLTTSGYPLHRNTREATWADLKENQSQDKTELTKDLHTLYKSHIDDNGLYNQDDDLNKNPMAEEMQRKLNMESERLRARLRQELAELRARLSPSPAHLSSTLDSMRDRLAPLTQQLQSSLSSNTQDLCGQLSLYLQGLETVDSQAEVSPAHYQEAFHWMGQTLEHSGSKLADIISDFQTKSIGVIEHLKEISASEGEAAKSDLWQEMSSRLGQEVNSLRVEAQNRVGSFKAELAALLETAKPLKPEVTEIMERFCQNAALQSQMFQSRMEKLFVGLRGELEVQEAPSLFLPSSSTELGGSLHEDFSVKLSALIQDILHSVQ, from the exons ATGCATCTAAAAGTTGTGATCTTCACCCTCTCATTCTTGACCACTTCAG GTTACCCACTCCACCGCAACACCAGAGAAGCAACCTGGGCAGATTTAAAGGAAAATCAGTCTCAAGACAAGACAGAACTCACAAAAGATCTGCA CACACTCTACAAAAGCCACATAGATGACAATGGTCTGTACAATCAAGACGATGACCTCAACAAGAACCCTATGGCAGAAGAAATGCAACGCAAACTCAACATGGAGTCAGAGCGTCTAAGAGCCCGTCTGCGCCAAGAGCTGGCTGAGCTGCGAGCAAGGTTGTCCCCATCTCCAGCTCACCTCAGCTCCACCCTGGACAGCATGAGGGATCGCTTGGCTCCCCTCACCCAGCAGCTCCAGAGCTCTCTCAGCAGCAACACACAAGATCTGTGTGGGCAGCTGAGCCTCTATCTGCAGGGCCTGGAGACAGTCGATTCTCAGGCAGAGGTCAGTCCGGCTCACTACCAGGAAGCCTTTCATTGGATGGGCCAAACCCTGGAGCACAGCGGCTCTAAACTGGCTGACATTATTAGCGATTTCCAGACTAAATCCATTGGGGTGATCGAACATCTGAAAGAGATCAGTGCTAGTGAGGGAGAGGCAGCAAAATCAGACCTCTGGCAGGAAATGAGCTCCAGGTTGGGGCAGGAAGTGAACTCACTGAGGGTGGAGGCACAGAATAGGGTGGGGTCTTTCAAAGCAGAGCTTGCCGCTCTGCTAGAAACTGCAAAGCCTCTGAAGCCTGAAGTGACAGAAATTATGGAGCGCTTCTGCCAAAATGCAGCTCTGCAGAGCCAGATGTTTCAGTCCCGGATGGAGAAGCTGTTTGTTGGGCTAAGAGGTGAGCTAGAGGTCCAGGAAGCCCCAAGCctgtttctcccttcctcctccacagagtTAGGTGGCTCTTTGCATGAGGATTTCTCAGTCAAACTCTCTGCTCTGATCCAGGACATTCTGCATTCAGTGCAGTGA
- the LOC128360546 gene encoding zona pellucida-like domain-containing protein 1: MTLYLCLPLLVVILQPALCLYNCSSEYQRTPDNLDLSVDCGTSIITLEVNLCTAQWAGFNSTDLALNGNHNNTDCQGSIDTSVDPPVIRYQLPVNHSQDNPCRHSLQIVDETPDPSGPFSNFLSIQSVIITGNIETPRSDQGLISYSTDLYYHFSCRYPLEYLINNTQIVASSVSVANSDNNGTFIDTLKMSVFNDSDYGYPLVIPSAGLELRSRIYVEVKAINLTGNFHILLDHCFGTPTAYNMSHTEKHNFFTGCAVNQRTTVTSNGLSKVARYNFEAFRFVQHRDQTKSSIYLHCILRLCEPSKCQELLNACNTGGSRRKRSVTPFGEESGESATVSVGPLYTARQGNNVTPEKDDMNVTGLVVGVVFGSAAAVLLVLGGWFALKKFYWMGGLPQAFH; encoded by the exons ATGACTCTTTATCTttgtctccctctgctggttGTGATCCTGCAGCCTGCTCTATGTCTCTATAACTGCTCCTCGGAGTACCAGAGGACCCCAG acaACTTGGACCTGTCAGTTGACTGTGGCACCAGTATAATCACACTGGAGGTCAACCTGTGCACTGCTCAGTGGGCAGGTTTCAACTCCACAGACCTGGCACTGAATGGGAACCACAACAACACAGATTGCCAGGGCTCCATCGACACCAGTGTGGACCCTCCAGTCATCCGTTACCAGCTTCCTGTTAACCACAGTCAGGATAACCCCTGTCGCCACTCCCTGCAG ATTGTGGACGAAACCCCCGACCCCAGTGGTCCCTTCAGCAACTTCCTATCTATCCAGTCAGTTATCATCACAGGCAACATTGAAACCCCCAGATCTGACCAGGGGCTGATCAGCTACTCCACAGACCTCTACTATCACTTCTCCTGCCGCTACCCACTGGAGTACCTGATCAACAACACACAGATAGTGGC CTCTTCAGTCTCGGTTGCAAACAGCGATAATAATGGAACCTTCATTGATACACTGAAAAtgagtgtttttaat GACTCTGATTATGGCTATCCATTAGTCATACCTTCAGCAGGACTTGAGCTGCGATCAAGGATATATGTGGAGGTGAAGGCTATTAACCTGACAGGAAA TTTCCATATTCTGCTTGATCACTGCTTTGGGACTCCCACTGCTTACAACATGTCGCACACTGAGAAGCACAACTTCTTCACTGG CTGTGCAGTGAACCAAAGGACAACTGTGACTAGCAATGGCCTTTCCAAGGTTGCCCGTTATAACTTTGAGGCCTTCCGCTTTGTTCAACACCGTGACCAAACAAAGTCTAGCATCTATCTGCATTGCATACTGAGACTCTGTGAACCCAGCAAGTGTCAGGAGCTGTTGAAT GCTTGTAATACTGGAGgaagcagaagaaaaagatCTGTCACTCCTTTTGGAGAGGAGAGCGGTGAATCTGCCACTGTTTCAGTTGGACCGCTGTACACTGCTAGACAAG GTAATAATGTGACACCAGAGAAAGATGACATGAATGTGACGGGCCTAGTGGTGGGTGTTGTGTTTGGCTCGGCTGCTGCTGTCCTGCTGGTTCTTGGTGGTTGGTTTGCCCTGAAGAAGTTTTATTGGATGGGAGGATTACCTCAGGCCTTCCACTGA